The Paenibacillus sp. FSL R7-0345 DNA segment GGCGAAATCTGGAAAACGAATTAATATGGCTGGTTTACTTAACAGAGATGCGTTGCCGCTAGCTTGACGATTTGCAGAAAGTTCAGGAATTCCCCGGTTTCGGGTGTAATTTCCCGGCGCTAAAGGCAACCTTTTCGGGACTGCATTAGGTGAGCGGCGTTCGGTAGGCTGGCTGCACCTTGTACGGGAGAGTTGGAAGATGAAGTCTGTATACAAACTAACGGGCTTGTCCTGAAAAGAGGGATAATAATGTTCATGGCCATAATGCTGTTTATAGTAGCCGGGCTGGCCGAGATCGGGGGAGGGTATCTGGTCTGGCTCTGGCTGCGGGAATCACGCCCGCTCTGGTATGGGATCGCAGGCGCAGTTATCCTGGTTGCATATGGAATCATTCCTACTATTCAGAAATTTCCGTCCTTTGGCAGAGTGTACGCCGCATACGGCGGGGTGTTTATTGTTCTGGCAGTTCTGTGGGGCTGGCTGGTCGACAAAAAAACACCGGACATGTACGACTGGATCGGGGCCGCAATCTGCGTAATCGGGGTCTCCGTCATTCTGTGGGCACCGAGAAGCTAGGATATGTTCGAGAAGTCAGGTTATATATGTGTAAGTGCCGGACTGGGGAGGCTATTATACACTAATTGAACTTGAATATAGTCCGCAGCAGTACAACGGAAAAGTGTAATGTAGCCTGCGCGGAAATCCGTATGAAGCAGTAGCACCAAACAACCTTCTAACGGACTCAAATGACCGTATTCCCCGTCAAAAGCACACTTTAAAAATCTAACGGACCTCAGCGCCCTTATCCGGTCATATTGAGCCCAAAAACACCCCGCAGACAGACAATAAGGGCGCTACGGTCCGTTAGCCTGGTCAAATGCAGTAAACGGAAAGAATAAAGGCGCTACGGTCCGTTAGCACTCAGCAAGCAGTCAGTAGGCCGTTAGCAGTCAGCAGGCCGTTAAAAGTCAGCAAGCAGTCAGTAGGCCGTTAGCAGTCAGCACTCAGCAAGCATATAGCACTCAGTCAGCATTTAGCAGTCAGCAGGCCGTTAGCACCCAGCAGGCACTCAGCAGTCTGCCAATAGCCAGCAATCCGCAGTCATACCCCCGGTATAATAAATATTGTACGTAAAAAAGGACACCACGAAAGACAGCCGCCAAGCGGTGCTTCCGTAGTGTCCTTTTATTATTAAATCTTGAACTGAGCGACCGCCTGTTGAAGCTTGACAGCCTGCTCGTGCAGGTGCTCTACAGTCAGGGAATTGCCCTCCAGCTCCTGATACTGGCGGGAGGAATCCTCGGCAAGTGAACCGGCGATCGACTGCGAGGTGGCTGTGATCTGTGCAGCCTCTTCAACAGAGGCGCTGACTTCCTCTGTGCCGGCGGAAATTTCCTGGGTTGCCGCGGATACGGACTGGATGCTGTGGCTGATACTCTGGATCAGAATGAGCAGGTGGTTGAAGGCATCTCCGGCGGCAACGACCTTGCCGACCCCGGAGGATACTTCCGCGTTCACATGATTCATCTCCTCGACCGAACGGTTCATATCCTCCTGCAGGCTAAGCAGGAATTCACGGATCTGCTCATTGGATTCCTTGGACTGTTCGGACAGCTTGCGGACCTCTCCGGCAACAACGGCGAAGCCGCGGCCGTGTTCGCCTGCACGGGCTGCCTCAATAGAAGCGTTAAGGGACAGCATCTGGATCTGCTTCGTGATTTCGGTGATTCCCTGAACCACCTCGCCGATCATCTGCGAGCGTTCATTCATGATGCGGAACTGCTCAAGTGAATGCACCGAAACCTGCTCTACCTGGCGCATCTGTTCAACGGCACTCCGGGCGGTCTCATTCCCGCCGGCCGCTTCCTGTGAGGCCTCGCTGATCTGCTCGGTGACCTCACCGGCTGCAGCAGCAATATGCTGGATGCCGACATTGATTTCCTCCATCGCCTTGGAATTCTCAAAAGCGCTGGCGGCAATTGTTGCGCTCCCCTTGCTGATCTCAGTCACCGACTCAGCGGAGCGCTCGGCCATTCCGTTGAGTACCTCGACACGCTTCTTCAGATCATTGGCATCGGCGACAACGGTATTGGAGGTTTCC contains these protein-coding regions:
- a CDS encoding YnfA family protein; amino-acid sequence: MFMAIMLFIVAGLAEIGGGYLVWLWLRESRPLWYGIAGAVILVAYGIIPTIQKFPSFGRVYAAYGGVFIVLAVLWGWLVDKKTPDMYDWIGAAICVIGVSVILWAPRS
- a CDS encoding methyl-accepting chemotaxis protein, translating into MVRFKNSISRKFTLLLFTVLLLTSLVLSISFYFISMSTIDSYVMPQINKLLTAAAQDSYKGMNATYAQQTLNKSEQAATNLEYYFRDKKEQHDVETIFLINLAEGKATVLTADHDSKLKPDESLAVTPVMDQASKGKTGVSTTYSDSHGIHRTAYVGIPGSTMLIGVSYDLGFVQDKIDSIVWTSVAITLASLIVGLTAAYFMSRRITRPLTRLTAYSNKLAEGDFTQELIIKGNDEVSQLSESFRSMGHKLKDMISQVLETSNTVVADANDLKKRVEVLNGMAERSAESVTEISKGSATIAASAFENSKAMEEINVGIQHIAAAAGEVTEQISEASQEAAGGNETARSAVEQMRQVEQVSVHSLEQFRIMNERSQMIGEVVQGITEITKQIQMLSLNASIEAARAGEHGRGFAVVAGEVRKLSEQSKESNEQIREFLLSLQEDMNRSVEEMNHVNAEVSSGVGKVVAAGDAFNHLLILIQSISHSIQSVSAATQEISAGTEEVSASVEEAAQITATSQSIAGSLAEDSSRQYQELEGNSLTVEHLHEQAVKLQQAVAQFKI